One Brassica napus cultivar Da-Ae chromosome C4, Da-Ae, whole genome shotgun sequence genomic region harbors:
- the LOC106395848 gene encoding E3 ubiquitin-protein ligase ATL41, with translation MSSNDRDHTWPNGQDHHSFWPNPSHYDPTSKIMLAAVISSSAVILIIITLHLYARFILRRRREASSFRGLPVVLRHPLQTPKRGLDSTVIASLPTFTVGARSDVAAATECAVCLSVFEEQDTARELPNCRHVFHVDCIDTWLTTCSTCPVCRNEVQPRLRLVPEPREGPVGDVASGSPPTAPSSLEEVRLNSSSVSRLDSFRRILTRERSSNSISHSCAGQEHVVELERH, from the coding sequence ATGAGCTCCAACGATAGAGATCATACATGGCCCAACGGTCAAGACCACCACTCGTTCTGGCCAAACCCTTCTCATTACGATCCCACCAGCAAGATCATGCTCGCAGCAGTCATCTCTTCATCAGCAGttatcctcatcatcatcactctTCATCTCTACGCAAGATTCATTCTCCGTCGCCGTAGAGAAGCTAGCAGCTTCCGTGGCCTCCCCGTCGTATTACGCCACCCTTTGCAAACGCCAAAACGTGGCCTCGACTCAACAGTCATCGCTTCGCTCCCCACATTCACCGTTGGAGCCAGAAGTGACGTTGCGGCCGCTACTGAATGTGCGGTGTGTCTTAGCGTGTTTGAGGAGCAAGACACGGCGAGAGAGTTGCCGAACTGTAGACATGTTTTTCATGTTGACTGTATTGACACGTGGCTCACCACTTGCTCTACTTGTCCTGTTTGTCGGAATGAAGTTCAGCCGAGGTTGAGACTTGTGCCTGAGCCAAGAGAAGGACCAGTTGGCGATGTTGCCTCTGGCTCACCACCGACTGCACCGTCGTCGTTGGAGGAAGTCAGGCTAAACTCTTCGTCGGTTTCACGATTAGACTCGTTTAGGAGAATCTTGACAAGAGAAAGATCTTCTAACAGTATCAGTCATTCTTGTGCTGGCCAAGAACATGTAGTGGAACTTGAGAGACATTGA